DNA from Roseimicrobium sp. ORNL1:
CCTCAGTCTCGGCAGCATTCTTCTTATTGCTGCCCTCGGTCTCGCCATCACGTTCGGCCTCATGGGCGTGATCAACATGGCGCACGGCGAGATGATCGCGGTGGGGGCCTACACGACCTACATCGTTCAGAATATCTTCGGTGCGGGCGTGACCATTCCGCTCTTTGGTCTGTCGCTGGCCATCCCTGGTATGCATGCCACCGGAGCCTTATACAATAGTTACTTCCTCTTCGCAATTCCCGCCAGCTTCCTGACGGCTGCACTGGTGGGCATTGCACTGGAGCGCGGCATCATTCAATTCCTCTACCGCCGTCCGCTGGAAAGCTTGCTGGCGACGTGGGGCGTGTCCCTGCTGCTCCAGCAGGTCTTCCGTCTGACCTTTGGTGCGAACAATGTGCAGGTGGGCAGCCCGACATGGCTCAGTGGTAACTGGACGATTGGTGATATCATCTTCAACTGGAACCGTGTCTTCGTCATCGGCTTCGCGATCTTCATCGTGTTTGGTACTTATCTGGTGCTCACGAAGACGTCGCTCGGACTCTTGATGCGCGCGGTGATGCAGAACCGCAACATGGCCGCGTGCATGGGTATTCGCACGAGCCGGGTGAACATGATGACTTTCGGCTTCGGTAGCGGCCTTGCAGGCCTGGCGGGAGCCTTCCTCAGCCAGATCACCAATACAGGTCCTTCACTTGGGCAGAGCTATATCGTGGAATGTTTCATGACCGTGGTCGTGGGCGGGGTGGGGAATATCGCTGGCACTGTCACGAGTGCGGTAGGCATCGGCATGGCGGATCAGTCCATCCAGCAGATCCTGCTGAATCCGGTGATGGGCAAGATTCTCGTGCTCGTGGGGATCATCCTCTTTCTCCAGTGGAGGCCAGCCGGCATTTTTGTCACCCGCAGCCGCTCGCTGGACTAGGTAGGCCATTTCTCCGGTGCTGGCACTCTTTTTGCAACGGCTTCTCCAATTCGCAACGCACATCCACCTGACTCCGCCACATGAGCCTTTCGCTTGTAGGTAACAATTTCTGGAACACACGCCGCACGATCGAGGTTGCCGCCGTGGGCAACATCGGAGTGTTGATGGTCGTGGTCTTGCCACTGCTGAATTCCTTGGATTTGATGTCCAACTTCTGGCTGGGCGTCATTGGCAAGTACCTCTGCTATGCCATTCTTGCCATCTCTGTGGACATGCTGTGGGGCTACATGGGCTTGCTGAGCTTGGGGCAGGCCCTTTTCTTCAGTCTCGGAGGGTACATGCTGGGCATGTATCTGATGCGAATGATTGGCGGCGAGACGATGCCCACGTTTCTTTCCATGCAAGGCTATGAGGACTGGCCGTGGTTCTTCGCACCTTTTACAAGCTTCTCCTTCGCCATGCTGATGGTGGTCTTCGTTCCCGGGATAGTAGCTCTGGTATTCGGTTTCCTTGCTTTTCGTTCGCGCATCAAAGGGGTGTACTTCTCCATCCTCACCCAGGCTCTCACCTATGCGGCCGCTCTTCAATTCTTCCGCAACGACATGCTCATGGGAGGAAACAATGGCTTTACGGACTTCAAGCTCCTCCTTGGACATGACATCCGCAGCGAGGTTACGCAGCGTGCGCTCTATATCATTACCGGAGTGGCCCTCATCGGCATCTATGCCATGTGCCGCTGGCTGAATGGCACCAAGTTCGGCCTAGTGCAGCGAGCTATTCGCGACAGTGAAAATCGTGTGCTCTTCTCAGGCTACGCTGCGGCACACTACAAGCTTTTCATCTTTGTGCTGAGCGGGATTGTGGCGGCCATTGGTGGCGCGCTCTACGTGGCGCAGGTGCAGATTATCAATCCTGCGGAGATGCAGGTGGACAAGTCCCTGGATGCTGTGGTGTGGGTCGCGGTCGGTGGTCGGGGTACACTGCTGGGACCCATCATCGGTGCGGTCAGTGTGAATGCACTCAAGAGCTGGGCCACCAACGCTTTCCCGGATGCATGGCTCATCATCCTGGGTGGTCTCTTCGTTTTTGTAGTGCTCTTCATGCCCAAGGGAATCGTGGGTCTGCCTGCGCAATTGATGGGCGTGTGGAGGAAATATCAGGCTCGAAAGTTGGTGGATGATGAGCCGACGGTGCCCCTTGCTGAAACTCCCACTGCAGACCCCACCGCTTCTTCTCCAGTCAAATGAGTGCCACGCTGCAACTTGCTGAACCAAAACCATTCCTCCTGGCTGCGGAAGGATTGAACAAGTCCTTCCAGGGATTCCGTGCGATCAAGGATCTCTCGTTCTATCTCGACCAGGGGGAGCTTCGAACGGTCATCGGGCCAAACGGTGCGGGGAAGACCACTTTCCTGGATCTCATCACCGGTCGCACCAAGCCCGATACGGGGACGATGCAGTTTGAGAATCGCGACATCCTCCCGATGAACGAGTATGAGATCTACCGTCTGGGGATCGGTCGCAAATTTCAGACGCCTACGGTCTATACGGATCACACGGTGTACGAGAATCTTGTGCTCAGCTTGGAGGGTTCTCGTGGGGTGTGGCGCAGCCTCTTCAGTAAGGTTAAGCCCTCCGAAAAAGACCGCATCGCTGAGATTCTGGATACCATCAAGCTCAAGGATAGCGCGAAACGGAAGGCCGGTGAGCTGGCGCACGGGCAGAAGCAGTGGCTGGAGATCGGCATGCTACTGGCCCAGAATGCGAAGCTGCTCCTCGTGGATGAGCCGGCTGCTGGCATGACGGATGAAGAGACGCACCGCACAGGTGAGTTGCTGCTTTCACTCGCGGGTGCGCACACCATCGTGGTGATTGAGCATGACATGACCTTTGTGCGGCAGATTGCCAAGGACCGCCGCGTGACCGTGCTGCATCAGGGTACGGTGCTTTGCGAGGGTGCCGTCGACTTCGTGCAGAACGACGAGCGTGTCATCGAAGTGTATCTCGGCCGCAAATCAAAACACTAGTCCTTCATGAACGTATTAGAGGTCAAAGGCCTTCAAGCATCGATTGGCGGAAGCCGCATACTGCGTGGCGTGGAGTTTCAGGTGCCGCCGAAGTCGGTCTTCTGCCTGATGGGGCGCAACGGCGTGGGGAAGACCTCCACGCTGAAGTCGCTCGTGGGACTGCTGGGCACGGACAGCGGAAGCATGACGCTGGATGGAAAGGCCCTCAATGGTCTTGCGCCTGAGGAGCGTGCGCGCATGGGGATTGGCTATGTACCGCAGGGACGCGAAATCTTCCCGCACCTCACTGTGCAGGAGAATCTGGTCATCGGCACCGTGGCGCGTGGCATGAAGCTCAATGGCCAGCTCGACCGTATCTACACGCTCTTTCCCATCATCAAAGAGTTCCTGCCGCGTAAGGGCGGGATGCTGAGCGGTGGACAGCAGCAGCAGCTCGCCATTGCGCGAGCCCTGCTCACGAAGCCCAAGCTGCTCATTCTCGATGAACCCACCGAGGGCATCCAGCCGAACATCATCGACCAGATCGGCGATGCCATCAAGATGCTGCGCGAAGAGGGCGAGATGAGCATTCTTCTGGTGGAGCAGTACCTCGACTTCTGCAAGGAACTGGGGGATAACTTCGCCATTCTCGAGCGCGGCTCCGTGGCCGCTTCTGGAGCAATGAAGGATCTCTCGGACCAGATGATTAAAGAATTTCTCACGGTGTGAGCGAAGCGCAGTTGCGCTGCTGCTCATGCCATCCCAATTTGGCCAATACTCTCTCATCTTCTTCCCAAACTCCCATGACCCTGAGAAGACTGCTCCCGAAAGCCCTGCCCCTGGCCCCGTTCCTTCTGGCCACGAGCGCGTACGCGCACCCCGGCCATCCGCATCCCTTTGAAGAGGTGGACGAGTTCGAGTCACCTGCCGCAGATTTTGCGCAGGCGGTGCTGCATCCGTTCTCAGGGTTGGATCACCTCCTCGCTGCGGTGATGGTGGGATGCCTGGTATACATGATGGGGCGTAAGCTCGGCGCAGTGGCCTCCGCGATGTTCATAGGCAGCCTGACACTAGGCTGGGCAATTGCGAAGGTTGGTATGGCCTTGCCCATGATGGAGCAGGGACTCGCGCTCTCGGTGGTGGCCGCAGGGCTGATGTTGGTGATGTATGCGAAGGCCTCGAATGCGGTGTGTTTCGGTGTGATTGCCGCCCTCGGATTCTGGCACGGCAGCGCGCATGGGATGGAGATGGCCTCGGTCGCTCCTGCAGCAGGCCTGATTGCAGGCACGGGAGTCGCGATGATGCTTGGCTCCATGGTGGCGATGGTTTCCACGAAGCTGAGTCCCTCAGCTATCAAGTATGCAGGTGCTGCGGCTGCGGTCGCTGGCGTGGTGATGGTGGCCCAGCGCGTGGCCTGAGGTTTGGGACTTGAGCTTGAGGCTTCGAAAATTTCACCATGCATCTCTCTCCTCGCGAACAGGAAAAGCTCCTTGTGGTTGTGGCGGCGGACCTCGCGCGCAAGCGCCGTGACCGCGGCCTGAAGCTGAACTATCCCGAAACGATCGCGTTCATCACCGCCGAGATTTTCGAAGGTGCGCGTGACGGCAAGAGTGTCTCCGAACTCATGAGCTACGGCACCACTCTGGTGAAGAGGAGTGAAGTCATGGAAGGTGTGGCCGAGATGATTCACGACATCCAGGTGGAAGCGACCTTCCCCGATGGCACCAAGCTCGTCACGGTGCACAACCCTGTACGCTAACAACGCACATCCATGATACCGGGCGAAATCATCCATCCTCCAGGAAGCGGGGAGTTGCCGGCGAATGTCGGCCTGGCCACGACCACGGTGCTGGTGTCCAACACCGGCGACCGGCCCATACAGGTGGGGAGCCACTTCCATTTCTACGAAGTGAACACTTCGCTTGAGTTTGATCGCGCTGCGACGCTGGGTTTCCGGCTGAACATTCCCGCGGGAACCGCCGTGCGTTTTGAGCCGGGCGACACTCGTGAAGTAGTGCTCGTGGCCTTCGCCGGCAAGCGCGAGATGTACGGACTCAACAACCTCGTGAACGGACCGTTGCCAGCATGAAGATGACCCGCAAACAACACGCCCGCATGTTTGGGGCGACCGTAGGGGACCAGGTGCGTCTCGCGGATACGGAACTCTTCGTGGAGGTCGAGCGTGACCTCATCGCGGAGAAGGGCGGCTACGGCAACGAAGTGAAATTCGGCGGTGGCAAGGTCATCCGCGACGGCATGGCCCAGTCGCCCCTCGCGCTGGATGCCGAGTCGCTGGACCTCGTCATCACCAATGCGCTCATCATCGATGCCGTGCAGGGCATCATCAAAGCGGACATCGGCATCAAGTATGGCCGCATCGTCGGTATCGGCCATGCGGGCAATCCTCTGCTGCAGGATGGCATCGACATGATCATCGGCGCGGGCACAGAAGTCATCGCCGGTGAAGGTTGCATCATCACGGCGGGTGGCATCGATACGCATATCCATTTCATCTGCCCCCAGCAGATCGATCACGCGCTGGCGAGTGGCATTACCACCATGATTGGTGGTGGTACCGGCCCGGCGCACGGGACCTATGCCACGACGTGTACGCCGGGTATCTGGAACATTCATCGCATGCTGGAAGCGGCGGAGGAGTATCCCATGAACCTCGGCTTCCTCGGCAAGGGGAACTGCTCCACGCTGCCTCCGCTTCGCGAGCAGGTGGTGGCGGGAGCCATCGGCCTGAAACTGCATGAGGATTGGGGCACGACTCCAGCGGCGATCGATACCTGCCTGAGCGCGGCGGATGAGCTGGACGTGCAGGTGGCGATTCACACGGACACGCTGAATGAAGCGGGCTTCGTGGAGAGCACGCTCAAGGCTTTCAAGGGACGCACCATTCACACGTATCACTCCGAGGGTGCTGGCGGCGGTCACGCTCCGGACATTATTCGTGTGTGCGGCGAGGCAAATGTGCTGCCTTCTTCCACGAATCCCACGCGGCCCTTCACGGTGAATACCATTGATGAGCACCTGGACATGCTCATGGTGTGCCACCACCTCGACTCCCGCATCCCGGAAGACGTGGCCTTTGCAGAGTCACGCATCCGCCCGGAGACCATTGCGGCGGAAGACTTGCTGCATGACCTCGGCGCCATTTCCATGATGTCGAGCGACAGCCAGGCGATGGGGCGCATCGGGGAAGTCATCACGCGCACGTGGCAGACGGCGCACAAGATGAAGGTGCAGTTTGGCAAGCTGGAGGACTCCAGCCATCCGCTCGCGGACAACTTCCGTGCGCTGCGCTACGTGGCGAAGTACACCATCAATCCCGCCATCACCCACGGCATCTCTCACGAGGTGGGATCCATCGAAGTGGGCAAGCTGGCGGACCTCGTGGTGTGGAAGCCCGCGTTCTTCGGCGTAAAGCCGGAGGTGATACTCAAGGGGGGCATGATTGCCATGGCGAACATGGGCGATCCGAATGCGAGCATTCCCACGCCGCAGCCCACGTATTACCGCCCGCAGTTCGCGGCGCATGGGCGTGCCAAGCTCAAGACCTCGCTTACCTTCGTGAGTGCTATCTCGCTGGAGCAGGGCGTGGTAAAAGAACTCGGCCTGGGCAAGATGCTCAGCGCTGTGAAAAATTGCCGCAAGGTCAGCAAGAAGGACCTGCTGTGGAACAATGCTCTGCCCAAGATCGAGGTCGATCCTGAGACTTATACCGTGAAAGCGGATGGCCGTGAGCTGCGTTGTGGCCCTGCTGAAGTGCTGCCCATGGCCCAGCGATACTTCCTCTTCTAGCAATGCATCTCGTTCACCGCATGGCCGCTCCCACCTCCGCGCGGCCAGAGGATTCCCAGATAGTCTTGAACGCGGAGCGGGCCATGTTTCTCAAGCGTCGCTGGCGCGGCGTGGCGAGCGATGGCCAGGAGTTTGGCTTCGACCTGCAGGAACGCCTGAAGGATGGCTGCGTCATCTTCCAGACGGAGACGGTGGATTACGTCATCCGGCAGATTCCGGAGCTGGTGTATCAGATCAAGATGACGTCCCCTGAGTTTGCCGCGCTGGTGGGCTGGAAGGTGGGTAACCTGCACTTCCCGGTGCAGATCACCGCCGAGTGGGTGCGCATCACTCATGACCTGGCCATCAAGCAGCTCCTGGAGCGGGAAGGCTGGGCGTTTGAAGAAGCGACTGTTGTGTTCAACCCCTTGCGTGTGATGCCCCATGCTTCCTGAGTGGCTTCCCTGGCTGTTGCAGGTCAATGATTCCCAGTTTCCCTCCGGGTCCTATGCGCACTCGATGGGACTGGAGGAACTGGTGCAGCGCGGGTTGGTGCCGAAACCGGATGATGTGGAGAAGTTTCTGCATCAGCAGGTGGTTCCCAGTCTGTGCGCATTCGAGCTGCCCTTCCTCGCTCAGGCGCATGCAGCGGCGACTGCTCATGACATTGCCGAGCTGCGCCGCCTCGATGATGAACTGGATGCGTGGAAGCTCGCGGCAGAGCTGCGGCAGGCGAGCCGGCAGATTGGCTCACGTCGATTGACGCTGACGCGCAAGCTGGAGGATTCCACTCTCGCGGCAGAGTACGCTTCCACGGATGCGCCGTGTCATCATCTCATTGTGTGTGCCATTGAACTGAAGTCCCTGCCTGTGGCAGCAGCAGCCTGTGCGTATGCCCAGCAGACCATCAGCGGATATGCCACGTCCGCCATGAAGCTGGTGCGCATGGGACAGGAGCGTTGCCAGTTGATGGTGCGTGGCGCCATCAC
Protein-coding regions in this window:
- the urtB gene encoding urea ABC transporter permease subunit UrtB, with product MKALFRLLSLTLLSGLLCSASLFAETARQTIANAALAEDAAKKREIITSLIGQGDEIIKPLLDDWKADKLYIHTTATGEKIAVRLQDDKDDAGTQSAVRVDDGTSLKDAAGQPLRLIAKEQKIVEHDRGLRNAMKGVLDLLDLSSPDVKKRVQAVQTLGFAQNAEKVPALEARMKVEQDPEVIRALKEAMALIKLKDPSDDAKVTALKELKELHTFSSYDSIKATLKEAEAASKAPVAGAAKEALAAIDSHRSFVNFFGTIFRGLSLGSILLIAALGLAITFGLMGVINMAHGEMIAVGAYTTYIVQNIFGAGVTIPLFGLSLAIPGMHATGALYNSYFLFAIPASFLTAALVGIALERGIIQFLYRRPLESLLATWGVSLLLQQVFRLTFGANNVQVGSPTWLSGNWTIGDIIFNWNRVFVIGFAIFIVFGTYLVLTKTSLGLLMRAVMQNRNMAACMGIRTSRVNMMTFGFGSGLAGLAGAFLSQITNTGPSLGQSYIVECFMTVVVGGVGNIAGTVTSAVGIGMADQSIQQILLNPVMGKILVLVGIILFLQWRPAGIFVTRSRSLD
- the urtC gene encoding urea ABC transporter permease subunit UrtC, with protein sequence MSLSLVGNNFWNTRRTIEVAAVGNIGVLMVVVLPLLNSLDLMSNFWLGVIGKYLCYAILAISVDMLWGYMGLLSLGQALFFSLGGYMLGMYLMRMIGGETMPTFLSMQGYEDWPWFFAPFTSFSFAMLMVVFVPGIVALVFGFLAFRSRIKGVYFSILTQALTYAAALQFFRNDMLMGGNNGFTDFKLLLGHDIRSEVTQRALYIITGVALIGIYAMCRWLNGTKFGLVQRAIRDSENRVLFSGYAAAHYKLFIFVLSGIVAAIGGALYVAQVQIINPAEMQVDKSLDAVVWVAVGGRGTLLGPIIGAVSVNALKSWATNAFPDAWLIILGGLFVFVVLFMPKGIVGLPAQLMGVWRKYQARKLVDDEPTVPLAETPTADPTASSPVK
- the urtD gene encoding urea ABC transporter ATP-binding protein UrtD, whose amino-acid sequence is MSATLQLAEPKPFLLAAEGLNKSFQGFRAIKDLSFYLDQGELRTVIGPNGAGKTTFLDLITGRTKPDTGTMQFENRDILPMNEYEIYRLGIGRKFQTPTVYTDHTVYENLVLSLEGSRGVWRSLFSKVKPSEKDRIAEILDTIKLKDSAKRKAGELAHGQKQWLEIGMLLAQNAKLLLVDEPAAGMTDEETHRTGELLLSLAGAHTIVVIEHDMTFVRQIAKDRRVTVLHQGTVLCEGAVDFVQNDERVIEVYLGRKSKH
- the urtE gene encoding urea ABC transporter ATP-binding subunit UrtE; the protein is MNVLEVKGLQASIGGSRILRGVEFQVPPKSVFCLMGRNGVGKTSTLKSLVGLLGTDSGSMTLDGKALNGLAPEERARMGIGYVPQGREIFPHLTVQENLVIGTVARGMKLNGQLDRIYTLFPIIKEFLPRKGGMLSGGQQQQLAIARALLTKPKLLILDEPTEGIQPNIIDQIGDAIKMLREEGEMSILLVEQYLDFCKELGDNFAILERGSVAASGAMKDLSDQMIKEFLTV
- a CDS encoding HupE/UreJ family protein; translation: MTLRRLLPKALPLAPFLLATSAYAHPGHPHPFEEVDEFESPAADFAQAVLHPFSGLDHLLAAVMVGCLVYMMGRKLGAVASAMFIGSLTLGWAIAKVGMALPMMEQGLALSVVAAGLMLVMYAKASNAVCFGVIAALGFWHGSAHGMEMASVAPAAGLIAGTGVAMMLGSMVAMVSTKLSPSAIKYAGAAAAVAGVVMVAQRVA
- a CDS encoding urease subunit gamma, which produces MHLSPREQEKLLVVVAADLARKRRDRGLKLNYPETIAFITAEIFEGARDGKSVSELMSYGTTLVKRSEVMEGVAEMIHDIQVEATFPDGTKLVTVHNPVR
- a CDS encoding urease subunit beta, producing MIPGEIIHPPGSGELPANVGLATTTVLVSNTGDRPIQVGSHFHFYEVNTSLEFDRAATLGFRLNIPAGTAVRFEPGDTREVVLVAFAGKREMYGLNNLVNGPLPA
- the ureC gene encoding urease subunit alpha, coding for MKMTRKQHARMFGATVGDQVRLADTELFVEVERDLIAEKGGYGNEVKFGGGKVIRDGMAQSPLALDAESLDLVITNALIIDAVQGIIKADIGIKYGRIVGIGHAGNPLLQDGIDMIIGAGTEVIAGEGCIITAGGIDTHIHFICPQQIDHALASGITTMIGGGTGPAHGTYATTCTPGIWNIHRMLEAAEEYPMNLGFLGKGNCSTLPPLREQVVAGAIGLKLHEDWGTTPAAIDTCLSAADELDVQVAIHTDTLNEAGFVESTLKAFKGRTIHTYHSEGAGGGHAPDIIRVCGEANVLPSSTNPTRPFTVNTIDEHLDMLMVCHHLDSRIPEDVAFAESRIRPETIAAEDLLHDLGAISMMSSDSQAMGRIGEVITRTWQTAHKMKVQFGKLEDSSHPLADNFRALRYVAKYTINPAITHGISHEVGSIEVGKLADLVVWKPAFFGVKPEVILKGGMIAMANMGDPNASIPTPQPTYYRPQFAAHGRAKLKTSLTFVSAISLEQGVVKELGLGKMLSAVKNCRKVSKKDLLWNNALPKIEVDPETYTVKADGRELRCGPAEVLPMAQRYFLF
- a CDS encoding urease accessory protein UreE; translation: MAAPTSARPEDSQIVLNAERAMFLKRRWRGVASDGQEFGFDLQERLKDGCVIFQTETVDYVIRQIPELVYQIKMTSPEFAALVGWKVGNLHFPVQITAEWVRITHDLAIKQLLEREGWAFEEATVVFNPLRVMPHAS
- a CDS encoding urease accessory UreF family protein; this encodes MLPEWLPWLLQVNDSQFPSGSYAHSMGLEELVQRGLVPKPDDVEKFLHQQVVPSLCAFELPFLAQAHAAATAHDIAELRRLDDELDAWKLAAELRQASRQIGSRRLTLTRKLEDSTLAAEYASTDAPCHHLIVCAIELKSLPVAAAACAYAQQTISGYATSAMKLVRMGQERCQLMVRGAITALAPKLEAAVELTPERRIGWFNPLLEIASMRHSRAHERLFIS